A genomic window from Nicotiana sylvestris chromosome 11, ASM39365v2, whole genome shotgun sequence includes:
- the LOC104234074 gene encoding protein SODIUM POTASSIUM ROOT DEFECTIVE 1 — protein MKSIDLFCASPASTAICSSMDQRTMIRRGIRQLDRKIDRLGDRSKIKTPVVPCSSSQLPFDPKNYYQKGRKSSSKPSELRRKSSADITDLANSSPPSYSSRYLLRDSPFIDFLSSDHSSGDAQALVPSKPLRAKSTNERLMYRSSSTRSVESPVYKPSPVYSKDLCVYKSSSTRSCPREQVVELMVSIHCKGCEGKVRKHISRMEGVKSFNIDFPSKKVTIIGDVTPLGVLTSISKVKNAQFWPSPATSSSSSSSSSSSSSSSFSSSPMI, from the exons ATGAAATCCATAGATTTGTTCTGTGCTTCTCCTGCTTCTACAGCCATATGTTCGAGCATGGATCAACGTACTATGATTCGTCGTGGCATTAGGCAACTTGATCGTAAAATTGATCGATTAGGTGACCGTTCAAAAATCAAAACACCAGTTGTCCCTTGTTCTTCTTCTCAACTTCCATTTGATCCTAAGAATTATTATCAAAAGGGTAGAAAAAGCTCTAGTAAACCAAGTGAATTACGTCGAAAAAGCTCAGCTGATATTACTGACCTAGCTAATTCTAGTCCTCCTAGTTATTCTTCTAGGTATTTGTTAAGGGACAGTCCATTCATAGATTTCTTATCATCAGATCATAGTTCTGGAGATGCTCAAGCTTTGGTTCCTAGCAAACCCTTAAGGGCTAAAAGCACAAATGAACGTCTAATGTATCGATCTTCATCGACTCGTTCAGTTGAATCTCCAGTCTATAAACCTTCACCAGTTTATTCAAAGGATTTGTGTGTCTATAAATCATCATCAACTCGTTCTTGTCCCCGTGAACAG gTTGTGGAATTGATGGTTTCAATCCACTGCAAAGGTTGTGAAGGGAAAGTAAGAAAACATATCTCCAGGATGGAAG GAGTGAAATCATTTAATATAGATTTCCCTTCAAAGAAAGTTACAATTATCGGCGATGTGACTCCACTAGGAGTATTGACAAGTATTTCTAAAGTGAAGAATGCACAATTTTGGCCATCTCCAGCAACTTCTTCGTCCtcgtcctcctcctcctcctcctcctcctcctcttcgtTCTCGTCTTCTCCAATGATCTGA